A genomic window from Candidatus Pelagisphaera phototrophica includes:
- a CDS encoding aldose epimerase family protein: MKIFSATLFFLLLLIQPFAAPSTLIRLEERDFGELDDGSTVRQFLLRNANGMTVGVISYGAIITEIQAPDRTGSVRNVVAGSQSLDDYLGPFPAAAVIGRFANRIKDGRFKIDGQDYQVTQNARANHIHGGAKGFAKVNWNAEALPVSKTEAGVVFSYFSKDGEEGYPGNLTATVTYTLNDQNELSLAYTAKTDKPTIVNLTNHAYFNLSNGGGFEDHILWLNAHQYTLADSDLLPTGELATVSGSPFDFTVPQTIGWRLDQIGEPHPYKYDDNFVIKAGRNQLVVAARVHEPESGRLMEVRTDQPGVQLYTGNKHGFCLETQHYPDSINHPQFPSPIVRPSKPFKSTTQFVFSIQ, encoded by the coding sequence ATGAAAATATTCTCAGCCACACTTTTCTTCCTTTTACTTCTTATCCAACCTTTCGCGGCCCCGTCGACACTCATTCGACTGGAGGAACGCGACTTCGGAGAGCTCGATGATGGGTCAACCGTCCGGCAGTTTCTTCTTCGCAATGCAAATGGGATGACAGTGGGGGTTATATCTTACGGAGCGATCATAACCGAAATACAAGCACCTGACCGGACGGGAAGCGTTCGCAATGTCGTAGCCGGTTCCCAGTCTTTAGATGACTATCTCGGCCCGTTTCCCGCCGCAGCTGTCATTGGACGTTTTGCCAATCGAATCAAAGACGGACGGTTTAAAATTGATGGCCAAGACTACCAAGTCACCCAAAACGCTCGAGCCAACCATATTCACGGTGGTGCAAAGGGTTTCGCCAAAGTCAATTGGAACGCAGAAGCCTTGCCGGTCTCGAAAACGGAAGCCGGCGTGGTCTTCTCATATTTCAGCAAAGATGGTGAGGAAGGTTACCCGGGCAACCTCACCGCGACCGTGACCTACACGCTCAACGACCAAAACGAGCTATCGCTCGCTTACACCGCTAAAACGGACAAACCGACGATTGTAAATTTGACCAATCACGCCTACTTCAATCTGTCCAACGGAGGGGGCTTTGAAGATCACATCCTTTGGCTCAATGCCCATCAATACACCCTCGCCGATTCCGATCTGCTTCCGACCGGCGAACTAGCTACAGTGTCTGGATCTCCCTTTGACTTTACCGTTCCACAAACGATTGGCTGGCGGCTCGATCAGATTGGAGAACCTCACCCCTACAAGTACGACGACAACTTCGTCATCAAAGCCGGCAGAAACCAATTAGTCGTGGCCGCCCGTGTTCACGAGCCGGAGAGCGGACGACTCATGGAAGTGAGAACCGACCAGCCTGGCGTTCAGCTCTACACGGGAAACAAGCATGGCTTTTGCCTCGAGACCCAGCATTATCCGGATTCAATCAATCACCCGCAGTTCCCCTCTCCTATAGTCAGACCCAGCAAACCGTTTAAGAGCACCACCCAGTTCGTATTCTCAATTCAATAG
- a CDS encoding SDR family NAD(P)-dependent oxidoreductase, whose protein sequence is MNSSSRQTKRAFVTGGTSGIGLAIAHGFSESGYEVVAAGIGDLPEPTDGIDFRALDVRDETSVTKAFAGLDRLDVLVNAAGVIRRQEELQPKIFDSVVDINLNGTMRACIAARSLLAQSGGSIINTASMLSYFGGGIVPAYSTSKGGVVQLTKSLAIAFAGDGIRVNAIAPGWIESPMTQSLRDDPNRNQAIIDRTPLKRWGDPSELVGPALFLASASASFITGTVLNVDGGYAAM, encoded by the coding sequence ATGAACTCCTCTTCCCGCCAAACAAAACGTGCGTTTGTCACAGGTGGAACCAGCGGCATCGGCCTTGCAATCGCTCATGGGTTTTCAGAATCTGGATACGAAGTAGTCGCGGCAGGGATCGGTGACCTTCCTGAGCCGACAGACGGAATCGATTTTAGAGCCTTGGATGTCCGGGACGAGACATCTGTCACCAAGGCCTTTGCGGGCCTGGATCGACTCGACGTTCTGGTGAATGCCGCTGGGGTAATCCGCCGCCAAGAGGAGCTTCAGCCGAAGATTTTCGACTCAGTCGTCGATATCAATCTAAACGGCACTATGCGTGCGTGCATCGCTGCTCGCTCTCTCCTCGCGCAATCAGGTGGATCCATCATCAACACCGCTTCGATGCTGAGCTACTTCGGCGGGGGTATAGTACCCGCTTATTCCACATCCAAGGGGGGCGTGGTGCAGCTCACCAAGTCCCTCGCGATCGCCTTTGCGGGCGACGGGATTCGCGTCAATGCAATTGCTCCTGGCTGGATCGAATCTCCGATGACCCAATCGCTCCGCGACGACCCAAACCGAAACCAGGCAATCATTGACCGCACACCCCTCAAACGCTGGGGCGATCCCTCTGAACTGGTCGGGCCCGCTCTTTTCCTTGCTAGCGCATCGGCTTCCTTTATCACCGGAACTGTTCTCAACGTCGACGGCGGATATGCCGCGATGTAA
- a CDS encoding 2,4'-dihydroxyacetophenone dioxygenase family protein produces MPLSESDPNPCVPYQHPMPPDAQSDIVVPNAIPDDEGAWVPQAEGVFFRPLCLNISQGYWMNMLRVTRAGILSRHRHPNAVHGYVIKGRWHYLEHDWVATEGSYVYEPPGETHTLVVPDDVEEMITYFQVNGVMYYVDPYGKHLGYEDVFTKIDMCRKHYTKVGLGSDYVNQFIR; encoded by the coding sequence ATGCCGCTTTCCGAATCTGATCCAAACCCATGTGTCCCGTACCAGCACCCCATGCCGCCTGATGCTCAATCTGACATCGTTGTTCCCAACGCCATTCCGGATGACGAGGGAGCCTGGGTACCACAAGCCGAGGGTGTCTTTTTCCGGCCCCTTTGTCTCAACATATCCCAAGGGTATTGGATGAACATGCTCAGAGTGACGAGAGCCGGAATCCTGTCCCGCCACCGGCATCCCAATGCCGTGCACGGCTATGTGATCAAAGGACGCTGGCACTACCTTGAACATGACTGGGTAGCCACTGAGGGCAGCTACGTTTACGAACCACCGGGTGAAACGCACACCCTCGTGGTACCCGACGATGTGGAGGAAATGATCACCTACTTTCAAGTAAATGGAGTCATGTACTACGTCGACCCCTACGGCAAACACCTTGGATACGAAGACGTTTTTACCAAGATCGACATGTGTCGCAAACACTATACCAAAGTCGGCCTAGGATCAGACTACGTAAACCAGTTTATCCGGTAA